The DNA sequence CCGGGGCATCCTCTATGGTTAAACCAGCATCGGCACCGTATTGCTCAACCAAGGGTTCTAAGCAAGACCGTCGGCCTACCAGAATCGTCTCGATACCAAGATCATTAGCGGCCATGACAGCCCCTTTTACCTGTTCTTCCGGTGCGAAATCCCCACCCATCGCGTCTAAGGCAATCTTCACAGCCAACTGCCCCCTAACTAAGCAAAGTCCACTGTTCTAGGATAATGTCCTGGCAAACATGACAAAGTCTCCTTCAAAGACTTTCTTTTCCCGGACAAAGCTTTCAACTCCTACCAATGCCCTTCTACCATCACTACTCTTAACATGGGCATTGGCCATAATCTTATCCCCCACATTAACAGGAAGACAAAATCGTACCACCGCACTACCGGTCAAAGCAACTGGTGCATCAATTAAGGCCACTGCCAACGAGTTAGCCTGGGCAAAAATATGGTGCCCCCGCACGATCCCAGTGCGCTCTAGCCCCATCTCCCATGTTGTTTCCAAAATGGATTTTCCCCGTTTTCCAAGTTCAATCTCAACGGGCTGGCCAATAAATTCACTGGTGGTGAGGGCCTTTAGGTTCCGAAAAGCCCCTTCGGCCAGTTCCTTGATGCGCACCCGCAGTTCGGGCACACCTAATTGAAGTCGGTCTAGGCGAATTGTCTGCACACTAACACCAAAACGTTTGGCTAGCTCTTCATCGGTTACAAAGACTTCCTCTGCGAACACCTGCTGCAAGCAACGCTGTCTTTCCGCTTTTTTCATGGCCATCGGCATTCCCATGGAGAAGGCCGTCTAGTCTCCCTTCTGAGAGTCAATCATTCCAAGGCAGCAGAGCTGCCTTGGAATTGTTTATGGGGAGGTATTAACACCTGATACTAATAGTTCTATTCTAACCGGAGTGATTCCTCCAATCAAGGGTAAAAAATCTCATAAACATGTCCAGATTCACGCCCCCAGGAAGGAGCCGTCAACAGTATCACCCGAGTACCATAGCAGGATTGCTGATGCCGACCATCATGAAGTAAAGGGTCATGGGG is a window from the Limnochordia bacterium genome containing:
- the fapR gene encoding transcription factor FapR; this translates as MKKAERQRCLQQVFAEEVFVTDEELAKRFGVSVQTIRLDRLQLGVPELRVRIKELAEGAFRNLKALTTSEFIGQPVEIELGKRGKSILETTWEMGLERTGIVRGHHIFAQANSLAVALIDAPVALTGSAVVRFCLPVNVGDKIMANAHVKSSDGRRALVGVESFVREKKVFEGDFVMFARTLS